Proteins encoded by one window of Phaenicophaeus curvirostris isolate KB17595 unplaced genomic scaffold, BPBGC_Pcur_1.0 scaffold_44, whole genome shotgun sequence:
- the LOC138733871 gene encoding H-2 class II histocompatibility antigen, A-Q alpha chain-like gives MAAGWDLALALLLWLSLQGAGGKKVGNTIHQAEFQQRLESPQQEAGEYQQAFNADEIFHVDLEKQETVWRLPEFGEVTSFEAQGALQNAAIGKHNLEIMIERSNRSQGTIVPPEVTVFSKHHVELGDPNVLICYVDKFWPSVVSITWLKNGQEVKDGVFETVFYPRDDHSFRKFSYLTFIPTRGESYDCRVEHWGLPTPLRRHWELQVPLPVSETTETVVCALGLAVGIIGIAVGTILIIKAMKMRSARTQRDPL, from the exons ATGGCCGCAGGATGGGACCTGGCGCTGGcgctgctgctgtggctgagcCTGCAGGGCGCGGGGGGCAAGAAAG TGGGGAACACCATCCACCAAGCTGAGTTCCAGCAGCGGCTGGAGTCGCCGCAGCAGGAGGCTGGCGAGTACCAGCAGGCGTTCAACGCCGACGAGATCTTCCACGTGGACCTGGAGAAGCAGGAGACCGTGTGGCGCCTGCCCGAGTTCGGGGAGGTCACCAGCTTTGAGGCTCAGGGGGCTCTGCAGAACGCGGCCATCGGCAAACACAACCTGGAGATCATGATCGAAAGGTCCAACCGCTCTCAGGGAACCATCG TGCCACCTGAGGTGACGGTGTTCTCCAAGCACCACGTGGAGCTGGGCGACCCCAACGTCCTCATCTGCTATGTGGACAAGTTCTGGCCGTCCGTCGTCTCCATCACGTGGCTGAAGAACGGGCAGGAGGTGAAGGACGGCGTCTTCGAGACCGTCTTCTACCCGCGGGATGACCACAGCTTCCGCAAGTTCTCCTACCTGACCTTCATCCCCACCCGCGGGGAGTCCTACGACTGCCGCGTGGAGCACTGGGGGCTCCCCACCCCCTTGCGCCGGCATTGGG AACTTCAGGTGCCTCTCCCCGTTTCCGAGACCACCGAGACCGTGGTGTGCGCGCTGGGCCTGGCCGTGGGCATCATCGGCATCGCCGTGGGCACCATCCTCATCATCAAGGCCATGAAGATGAGGAGCGCCCGCACCCAACGCGACCCCTTGTGA